TGCTCTACTATTATTAAATCTAACTTGATAAATTTCTAATTTTTCTCTACGATAAATTTTAGCAAATGCCCAAACAAAATTTGGAGGAAATTGAGCGAACTTAAGTTCCTTATCTCTAACCTCTAAAAAATGTTCTGCAAACACACCTATTGTATTGGGGTATTTATTTATTTCTTGTAAAAGAGTTTCTAAAGCAAAGGCACCATCAAAACTATCGTCAGAATCTGCGAATACTATAAAAGGACAATTGGTACTATCTATCCCCAATTGTCTCGCCACTCCTGGACCTCTATTTTCAGGCAAAGAAATCTCCCTTACACTCATATAATTAGAGAACAACTTAACTATTTCACTATAATTATCTCCACAATCATTCACTATTGTAACTATAATATTGTCTATTATAGTTTGACACAATATAGAACCTAATAATCTCACTATTGTTTTGTGAGAATTATAAGCAGGAATTATTATATCTATTAACTTATCCATATTACTCCTTTATTTATTTATTTATTATTTTTTTCTCCTAAATTTACCTTATGAAGACAAATTTTTCATTGTCAAGTTACTTACGTAACTTAGTCTCTAAAAGGCCGGAGACTATTCCTTCATGCTACATTAACCATGGATTCACCTGGGTGTACTTCCCTTACCTCTAAATCACTTCGTTCTCTGAGTACTAACGCACGTGCTTGGATAACACGTTTGACAATCCATACTGTGCCCGCAAGCTGGCGCTACCCAAAGAAAAGCTATTTGGCAAACATTGTATGACCGTATCCGTCTTCTACATGAGTGGATAAGACTTCAGTTTTTTATAGAGGCTTCCCGCAGCTCCCTCTCTCTTTATTCTTTTGTTGGCAACAATTTGCCAGTAGCAAGTAAATCGGCCATGTTATTATATTTATTGTCTTGATGTCCTTTTACTTTAACGATTGAAAATTCTTCGTTTTTAAACCAAGGAACAAGTGAAACCCACAACTCTTTGTTTGCAACTGGTTCTTTTGAACTATTTATCCAACCATTATATATCCATTTTTTCCACCATTTTTCTTTCCAACATCTAAATAAATAAGCTGAATCAGTATATATTACAACTTTCTTAAACTCACAATCTAGATTTTTTTGGGCGTAATCTAAAGCTTTAATGGCGCCCATTAACTCCATTTTTTGATTTGTTGTATAGGTTACTTGTTCTGATAAAAGAATTTCTTTTCCATCAATTAGTAAAATGGCACCCCAACCACCTGGGCCTGGATTACCACGACAACTACCATCTGTATAAATATTAATTTTTTCCATTTTTTCCTTCTTTCGATAGTCTCGGAATTTCACTATCAAAAGACTGTAAATATTCTTTATAGTCTTCGGGATAATTTTCCTCGGCAACTCTAAGAAGAGAAATCATGTCGTCTTCTAAAACTTCGCATTCCTCTAAAAGTGCATCTGCTTCTTTTGCTTTAATGCTTTGTGTTCTCCACAAATCACTAATTTTTCCCAGTAGTTCATCAAAACTTTCCATAATTGCTCCTTTTTAATTTCTATAATATAATTATAGCATAGTATTTGACATTTGTCAACAATTTTCTTTTTTGACCATATTAAACATATCTACAATATTGTCCATAAGCGGATATCTAATATTAGAAACAGAATTTTGTCCAAACTCTCCATTGACTAAATCTACATACATTGTGAATTGACCTTCATCGCCCATATAAAATTCGTCATATTTTTCTTTTGTTAGCCATTTTTTAACATTA
The nucleotide sequence above comes from Bacteroidia bacterium. Encoded proteins:
- a CDS encoding ribonuclease HI; this translates as MEKINIYTDGSCRGNPGPGGWGAILLIDGKEILLSEQVTYTTNQKMELMGAIKALDYAQKNLDCEFKKVVIYTDSAYLFRCWKEKWWKKWIYNGWINSSKEPVANKELWVSLVPWFKNEEFSIVKVKGHQDNKYNNMADLLATGKLLPTKE